A genome region from Streptomyces antimycoticus includes the following:
- a CDS encoding TetR/AcrR family transcriptional regulator, which yields MGSTPRRGDTRQRIQDVALELFAERGYEKTSLREIAEHLEVTKAALYYHFKTKEDIVLSLFQDLGRPLDELITWGEQQPRTLETKQELLRRYSAALDLGEPLMRFMQENQATVRELSIGQIFKNRMLAMSALIRDPEAPMVDQVRSVTALFSMHARMFALQAIEGDAEDKRKAVLEVALDLVKQAHASSTHG from the coding sequence ATGGGCAGCACACCGCGGCGGGGAGACACCCGTCAGCGCATCCAGGACGTGGCCCTGGAACTCTTCGCGGAGCGGGGTTACGAGAAAACGTCACTGCGCGAGATCGCCGAGCACCTTGAGGTCACCAAGGCAGCGCTCTACTACCACTTCAAGACCAAGGAAGACATCGTCCTCAGCCTCTTCCAGGACCTGGGCCGGCCGCTCGACGAGCTGATCACCTGGGGCGAGCAGCAGCCGCGCACGCTGGAGACCAAGCAGGAGCTGCTGCGCCGCTACAGCGCGGCCCTGGACCTCGGCGAGCCGCTGATGCGCTTCATGCAGGAGAACCAGGCGACAGTGCGCGAGCTGAGCATCGGTCAGATCTTCAAGAACCGGATGCTCGCCATGTCCGCCCTGATCCGGGACCCCGAGGCGCCGATGGTCGACCAGGTCCGGAGCGTCACGGCCCTGTTCAGCATGCATGCGCGGATGTTCGCGCTGCAGGCGATCGAGGGCGACGCCGAGGACAAGCGCAAGGCCGTCCTCGAGGTCGCCCTCGATCTGGTGAAGCAGGCGCATGCGTCATCGACGCATGGCTGA
- a CDS encoding MDR family MFS transporter yields MFRKPSQDEASSASTSAQAAQEAQIPKEPKGKAEPKQRSTSVVIFALMIAMLLAMLDNMIVGTAMPTIVGELGGLDHLSWVVTAYTLATAASTPIWGKLGDMYGRKGIFLTSIAVFLGGSALSGMAQSMGELIGFRAIQGLGAGGLMVGVMAIIGDLVPPRERGRYQGIMAGVMAVAMIGGPLVGGTLTDHLGWRWIFYINLPLGAVALAAITAVLHLPKKRSQGRIDYTGAALLTVGITALVLITTWGGNEYAWGSAQILGLGALGVLALVAFVFVEQRVAEPVLPLHIFRNANFTLVTAIGFLVGFVMFGSTTFLPLYQQTVQGATATNSGLLLLPMLLGMLVVSLVAGRVTTQTGKYKIFPIIGGLLITVGMFLLSTMDTETTRFSSGLYMAVLGMGMGCLMQTTMLVAQNSVEMKDMGVGSSSATLFRTLGGSFGVAILGALFTSQVRDTMAERAGGKAAAVTSGSAQLDPASLKKLPPGIRDAYTHAVASGAHQVFLWGALISIIGFLAAWFVKEVPLRGGPGKSADGGDEAPADAAPVAETV; encoded by the coding sequence ATGTTCCGGAAACCATCACAAGACGAAGCGTCATCCGCTTCGACATCGGCTCAGGCCGCCCAGGAGGCCCAGATACCCAAGGAGCCCAAGGGCAAGGCCGAGCCGAAGCAGCGCAGCACCAGCGTGGTGATCTTCGCGCTGATGATCGCGATGCTGCTCGCGATGCTCGACAACATGATCGTGGGCACCGCGATGCCGACCATCGTCGGCGAGCTGGGGGGACTCGACCACCTCTCCTGGGTGGTGACCGCGTACACCTTGGCCACCGCCGCCTCGACCCCCATCTGGGGCAAGCTCGGCGACATGTACGGCCGTAAGGGCATCTTCCTCACCTCCATCGCGGTCTTCCTCGGTGGCTCGGCGCTGTCCGGTATGGCACAGAGCATGGGGGAGCTGATCGGCTTCCGGGCCATCCAGGGCCTGGGCGCGGGCGGCCTGATGGTCGGCGTGATGGCGATCATCGGTGACCTGGTGCCGCCCCGGGAGCGTGGCCGCTACCAGGGCATCATGGCCGGTGTGATGGCCGTGGCCATGATCGGTGGCCCGCTGGTCGGCGGTACCCTCACCGACCACCTCGGCTGGCGCTGGATCTTCTACATCAACCTTCCGCTCGGCGCCGTCGCCCTCGCGGCGATCACCGCCGTGCTGCACCTGCCGAAGAAGCGCTCCCAGGGGCGGATCGACTACACCGGTGCGGCCCTGCTGACCGTGGGCATCACCGCGCTCGTGCTGATCACCACCTGGGGCGGCAACGAGTACGCCTGGGGCTCGGCCCAGATCCTCGGGCTCGGGGCGCTCGGTGTCCTCGCGCTCGTCGCGTTCGTCTTCGTCGAGCAGCGGGTCGCCGAGCCCGTGCTGCCGCTGCACATCTTCCGTAACGCCAACTTCACGCTGGTCACCGCCATCGGCTTCCTCGTCGGCTTCGTGATGTTCGGCTCGACCACCTTCCTGCCGCTCTACCAGCAGACCGTCCAGGGCGCCACGGCCACCAACTCCGGGCTGCTGCTGCTCCCGATGCTGCTCGGCATGCTGGTCGTCTCGCTGGTCGCGGGCCGGGTCACCACCCAGACCGGCAAGTACAAGATCTTCCCGATCATCGGCGGTCTCCTGATCACCGTCGGGATGTTCCTGCTGTCCACCATGGACACCGAGACCACCCGCTTCAGCTCCGGTCTCTACATGGCGGTGCTCGGCATGGGCATGGGCTGCCTCATGCAGACGACCATGCTCGTGGCACAGAACAGCGTCGAGATGAAGGACATGGGCGTCGGCAGCTCCTCCGCCACCCTCTTCCGCACCCTGGGCGGCTCCTTCGGTGTCGCCATCCTCGGCGCCCTGTTCACCAGCCAGGTGCGGGACACCATGGCCGAGCGGGCCGGTGGGAAGGCGGCGGCCGTCACCTCCGGAAGCGCCCAGCTCGACCCGGCCAGCCTGAAGAAGCTGCCCCCGGGGATCCGGGACGCGTACACCCACGCGGTGGCCAGCGGTGCCCACCAGGTGTTCCTGTGGGGCGCGCTGATCAGCATCATCGGCTTCCTCGCGGCCTGGTTCGTCAAGGAGGTCCCGCTGCGCGGGGGGCCCGGCAAGTCCGCCGACGGCGGCGACGAGGCCCCGGCCGACGCGGCGCCGGTCGCCGAGACCGTCTGA
- a CDS encoding helix-turn-helix domain-containing protein — MVTSPDEARLAHLRRLRLAKDVMDRDWAEPLDLDAVAAHAGYSRYHFIRAFKGAYGSTPGQYLTRRRIERAEELLRSANLSVTEICSLVGFSSLGTFSTSFKKQTGLTPSAYRDQYVGRAAGVIPGCYAMLWYGGRDAPAHIGGAEDSNS; from the coding sequence ATGGTGACCTCGCCGGACGAGGCGCGGCTGGCGCATCTGCGCCGGCTGCGCCTCGCGAAGGACGTGATGGACCGCGACTGGGCCGAGCCGCTCGACCTGGACGCGGTCGCCGCGCATGCCGGCTATTCGCGCTATCACTTCATCCGCGCCTTCAAGGGCGCCTACGGCTCCACGCCCGGGCAGTATCTGACCCGGCGCCGCATCGAGCGGGCCGAGGAGCTGCTCCGCTCGGCCAATCTCTCGGTCACCGAGATCTGCTCGCTCGTCGGCTTCAGCAGCCTCGGCACGTTCTCGACGAGCTTCAAGAAGCAGACCGGGCTCACCCCCAGCGCCTACCGGGACCAGTACGTCGGCCGGGCCGCAGGGGTCATACCGGGGTGTTACGCCATGTTGTGGTACGGCGGGCGCGACGCACCTGCCCACATCGGTGGCGCCGAGGACAGCAATTCTTGA
- a CDS encoding VOC family protein, translated as MIKGMSIVTVWVLDQDRAKAFYTEKLGLEVRTDMSIGGDGEGGGMRWLTVGAKDQPDVQLTLMVPSSPGLDPESAEALRTLVAKGVLGAGVFTTDDIHRDYEALKAKGVEFVQEPQERPYGTEALFRDDSGNWFSFTQPREEMDFSKPWEGCVSD; from the coding sequence ATGATCAAGGGGATGTCCATCGTCACCGTCTGGGTCCTCGATCAGGACCGGGCCAAGGCGTTCTACACCGAGAAGCTGGGCCTGGAGGTCCGCACCGACATGAGCATCGGCGGGGACGGCGAGGGCGGCGGTATGCGCTGGCTGACGGTCGGCGCCAAGGACCAGCCGGATGTGCAGCTCACCCTGATGGTGCCCAGCTCGCCGGGGCTCGACCCGGAGTCCGCCGAGGCCCTGAGGACGCTGGTCGCCAAGGGGGTGCTCGGCGCCGGGGTGTTCACCACCGATGACATCCACCGGGACTACGAGGCGCTCAAGGCCAAGGGCGTGGAGTTCGTCCAGGAGCCCCAGGAGCGTCCGTACGGCACCGAGGCCCTCTTCCGCGACGACTCCGGCAACTGGTTCTCGTTCACCCAGCCCCGCGAGGAGATGGACTTCAGCAAGCCCTGGGAGGGCTGCGTCTCGGACTGA
- the cseC gene encoding two-component system sensor histidine kinase CseC has product MGRFALRSGLRWKVSLAIAAVSTLVAVVLSLVVHNAARVSMLDNSRTVMDERVKVAQRWYEQSRVLGFGAKLDDPQLPEQLKKEAWRGQRATYLEDSGTGTPEVWASVPLRNGKVLSVHTKFQDRFAVLNDLDRVLLIGSVAVVMGGIALGVLIGDQLSRRLRKAATAARKLAEGDSEVRVREAIGGRVRDETDDLARAVDGMAEALQQRLEAERRVTADIAHELRTPVTGLLTAAELLPPGRPTELVRDRAQAMRTLVEDVLEVARLDGFAERAELQEIAVAEFIARRVRAVAPDAVINVARDAHVSTDPRRLERIMGNLLANAARHGKPPFEVTVEGRVLRVRDHGPGFPEELLKDGPSRFRTGSKDRAGTGHGLGLTIAAGQARVLGARLTFRNADPVLDGTDGLDGAGGECRGAVAVLWLPESAPTNTGSFPIIEVPD; this is encoded by the coding sequence TTGGGGCGATTCGCGCTGCGCAGCGGCCTGCGGTGGAAGGTCAGTCTCGCCATCGCGGCGGTGAGCACGCTCGTCGCGGTCGTGCTGAGCCTGGTCGTCCACAACGCGGCCCGGGTCTCGATGCTCGACAACAGCCGCACCGTGATGGACGAGCGGGTGAAGGTCGCCCAGCGGTGGTACGAGCAGTCCCGGGTGCTGGGCTTCGGCGCCAAGCTGGACGACCCCCAGCTTCCCGAGCAGCTCAAGAAGGAGGCGTGGCGCGGTCAGCGCGCCACCTATCTGGAGGACTCCGGCACCGGCACCCCCGAGGTGTGGGCCTCGGTGCCGCTGCGGAACGGCAAGGTGCTGTCCGTCCACACCAAGTTCCAGGACCGCTTCGCCGTCCTCAACGACCTCGACCGGGTGCTGCTCATCGGTTCGGTGGCGGTGGTGATGGGCGGTATCGCACTCGGTGTGCTCATCGGCGATCAGCTCTCCCGGCGGCTGCGCAAGGCGGCCACCGCCGCCCGCAAGCTGGCCGAGGGCGACTCCGAGGTCCGGGTGCGCGAGGCGATCGGCGGCCGGGTGCGCGATGAGACCGACGATCTGGCGCGTGCGGTCGACGGCATGGCCGAGGCGCTGCAGCAGCGGCTGGAGGCGGAGCGCCGGGTCACCGCCGATATCGCGCATGAGCTGCGCACCCCGGTCACCGGGCTGCTCACAGCGGCCGAGCTGCTGCCGCCGGGCCGCCCCACCGAGCTGGTACGGGACCGGGCGCAGGCGATGCGCACCCTGGTCGAGGACGTGCTGGAGGTCGCGCGGCTGGACGGCTTCGCGGAGCGCGCGGAGCTCCAGGAGATAGCCGTGGCCGAGTTCATCGCCCGCCGGGTCCGGGCGGTGGCCCCCGACGCGGTGATCAACGTGGCGCGCGACGCCCATGTCTCCACCGACCCCCGGCGGCTGGAGCGGATCATGGGCAATCTGCTCGCCAACGCCGCCCGGCACGGCAAGCCGCCCTTCGAGGTCACGGTCGAGGGACGGGTGCTGCGCGTGCGCGACCACGGACCCGGCTTCCCGGAGGAGCTGCTGAAGGACGGGCCGAGCCGGTTCCGCACCGGCAGCAAGGACCGCGCGGGCACCGGGCACGGCCTGGGGCTGACGATAGCCGCGGGCCAGGCGCGGGTGCTGGGCGCCCGGCTGACGTTCCGCAACGCCGATCCGGTGCTCGACGGGACCGACGGATTGGATGGCGCGGGCGGCGAGTGCCGGGGCGCGGTCGCCGTGCTCTGGCTGCCGGAGTCCGCGCCCACCAACACCGGCAGCTTCCCGATCATCGAGGTGCCGGACTGA
- the cseB gene encoding two-component system response regulator CseB, which yields MAETHVLFVEDDDVIREATQLALERDGFLVTAAPDGLTGLERFRADRPDIALLDVMVPGLDGVSLCRRIRDESTVPVIMLSARADSIDVVLGLEAGADDYVTKPFDGAVLVARIRAVLRRFGHASGPGGRGAEPVPEEPDGGVLCFGDLEVDPEGMEVRKGGRQVALTPTEMRLLLEFSAAPGTVLSRDRLLERVWEYGWGGDTRVVDVHVQRLRGKIGQDRIETVRGFGYKLKG from the coding sequence GTGGCCGAGACCCATGTGCTCTTCGTCGAGGACGACGATGTGATCCGTGAAGCCACGCAGCTCGCTCTGGAGCGCGATGGCTTTCTCGTGACGGCCGCACCCGACGGGTTGACCGGTCTCGAGCGCTTCCGCGCCGACCGCCCCGATATCGCGCTGCTCGATGTGATGGTTCCGGGCCTGGACGGGGTCAGCCTGTGCCGCCGGATCCGCGATGAGTCCACCGTGCCCGTGATCATGCTCTCCGCGCGCGCCGACTCCATCGATGTGGTGCTCGGCCTCGAAGCCGGCGCCGACGACTATGTGACCAAGCCCTTCGACGGCGCCGTGCTGGTCGCCCGCATCCGGGCCGTGCTGCGCCGCTTCGGCCATGCCAGCGGCCCCGGCGGGCGGGGCGCGGAGCCCGTCCCCGAGGAGCCCGACGGCGGGGTGCTGTGCTTCGGCGATCTGGAGGTCGACCCCGAGGGCATGGAGGTCCGCAAGGGCGGCCGGCAGGTCGCGCTCACCCCGACCGAGATGCGGCTGCTGCTGGAGTTCTCGGCCGCGCCCGGCACCGTGCTCTCCCGTGACCGGCTGCTGGAGCGGGTCTGGGAGTACGGCTGGGGCGGGGACACCCGGGTCGTGGACGTCCATGTGCAGCGGCTGCGCGGCAAGATAGGCCAGGACCGGATCGAGACGGTCCGCGGCTTCGGCTACAAGCTCAAGGGCTGA
- a CDS encoding SigE family RNA polymerase sigma factor, with protein MGSNVLDFEEYVRNRQDALLRSARRLIPDPVEAQDLLQTALVRTYGRWDGIADKSLADAYLRRVMINTRTEWWRARKLDEVPTEQLPEASVDDSTEQHADRALLMDILSVLAPKQRSVVVLRHWEQMTTEETAEALGMSTGTVKSTLHRALARLRQELESRDLDARALGRRDEEGKRAGNVRQHTGRVRRGRQERGQGRCAA; from the coding sequence ATGGGCAGCAATGTTCTGGACTTTGAGGAGTACGTGCGGAATCGGCAGGACGCGCTGCTGCGCAGCGCCCGTCGGCTGATTCCGGACCCGGTCGAGGCACAGGATCTGCTCCAGACCGCCTTGGTGCGCACCTACGGTCGCTGGGACGGCATAGCCGACAAATCGCTCGCCGATGCCTATCTCCGGCGCGTGATGATCAACACCCGTACCGAGTGGTGGCGCGCCCGCAAGCTGGACGAGGTGCCCACCGAGCAGCTTCCCGAGGCGAGTGTCGACGACAGCACCGAGCAGCACGCGGACCGCGCCCTGCTGATGGACATCCTCTCGGTGCTGGCTCCCAAGCAGCGCAGTGTCGTGGTGCTGCGACACTGGGAGCAGATGACGACGGAAGAGACCGCGGAGGCGCTCGGAATGTCGACCGGAACGGTCAAGAGCACGCTGCACCGGGCGCTGGCCCGGCTGCGGCAGGAGCTGGAGAGCCGCGATCTGGACGCCCGCGCGCTCGGCCGTCGGGACGAGGAAGGCAAGCGGGCCGGGAACGTCCGGCAGCACACGGGTCGGGTCCGGCGCGGCCGCCAGGAGCGGGGGCAGGGCCGGTGCGCGGCCTGA
- a CDS encoding A/G-specific adenine glycosylase, which translates to MTAISASAAPAAASPDPDGAVLHRPVIDWFDAHARDLPWRRPEAGAWGVMVSEFMLQQTPVNRVLPVYEQWLARWPRPADLAAEPPGEAVRAWGRLGYPRRALRLHGAAAAIRERHGGDVPRDHAQLLALPGVGEYTAAAVASFAYGQRHPVLDTNVRRVFARAVGGAQYPPNATTAAERKLARTLLPDDEPTAARWAAATMELGALVCTARAPDCARCPIAALCAWRQAGSPEHDGPPRRGQTYAGTDRQVRGKLLAVLRGTVTPVPQATLDQVWDEPVQRARALDGLVSDGLVEPLSGGLYRLPLT; encoded by the coding sequence ATGACTGCCATTTCCGCTTCCGCCGCCCCGGCCGCCGCATCCCCCGACCCCGACGGAGCCGTCCTGCACCGGCCCGTCATCGACTGGTTCGACGCGCATGCGCGCGACCTCCCCTGGCGTCGCCCCGAGGCCGGTGCCTGGGGCGTGATGGTGAGCGAGTTCATGCTCCAGCAGACCCCGGTGAACCGGGTGCTGCCGGTGTACGAGCAGTGGCTCGCCCGCTGGCCGCGCCCGGCCGACCTGGCCGCGGAACCGCCCGGTGAGGCGGTCCGCGCCTGGGGCCGGCTCGGCTATCCGCGCCGGGCGCTGCGGCTGCACGGCGCCGCGGCCGCCATAAGGGAGCGGCACGGCGGTGACGTACCGCGCGACCACGCTCAGTTGCTGGCGCTGCCGGGGGTGGGTGAGTACACGGCGGCGGCCGTGGCCTCGTTCGCGTACGGCCAGCGCCATCCGGTCCTGGACACCAATGTCCGCCGGGTGTTCGCGCGCGCGGTCGGCGGTGCGCAGTACCCGCCGAACGCCACCACCGCCGCCGAGCGCAAGCTGGCCCGCACCCTGCTCCCCGACGACGAGCCGACCGCGGCGCGCTGGGCGGCCGCCACGATGGAGCTGGGCGCGCTGGTCTGCACGGCCCGCGCCCCCGACTGCGCCCGCTGCCCGATCGCCGCGCTCTGCGCCTGGCGCCAGGCCGGTTCCCCGGAGCACGACGGACCGCCGCGGCGCGGCCAGACCTACGCCGGTACGGACCGTCAGGTGCGGGGCAAGCTGCTCGCGGTGTTGCGGGGGACGGTGACACCCGTACCGCAGGCGACGCTGGACCAGGTGTGGGACGAGCCGGTGCAGCGGGCCCGCGCGCTCGACGGGCTGGTCTCCGACGGGCTGGTGGAACCGCTCTCGGGCGGCCTCTACCGCCTGCCGCTGACCTGA
- a CDS encoding PadR family transcriptional regulator has product MTRQNPSLTEPQYFILAALMDGPLHGYGIIKAAEQATDGRLRIAVGTLYGALERMERAGLVAADHEEIVDGRARRYYKLTEDGTAMLSREALRMQQAAAVVIGRSRDAGAAPA; this is encoded by the coding sequence GTGACAAGACAGAACCCGTCCTTGACGGAACCGCAGTACTTCATCCTTGCCGCGCTCATGGACGGGCCGTTGCACGGTTACGGCATCATCAAGGCGGCCGAGCAGGCCACCGACGGGCGGCTCCGGATCGCTGTCGGCACCCTCTACGGCGCGCTGGAGCGGATGGAGCGGGCCGGACTGGTGGCCGCCGACCATGAGGAGATCGTGGACGGGCGGGCGCGGCGCTACTACAAGCTCACCGAGGACGGCACCGCGATGCTCAGCCGGGAGGCCCTGCGGATGCAGCAGGCGGCGGCCGTCGTCATCGGCCGTTCACGGGATGCCGGAGCGGCCCCGGCATGA
- a CDS encoding phosphatase PAP2 family protein has protein sequence MPALLYALGFLTVYLLAICTPWGQRAENALFDLGKQGSEEAWIYPLSGSEYGSTPLPPMELSAKPTLMAGLAVIVVLTLVRRCWRQGCAALGIVILTTGSKEVFKSAMPRPDLVGARENLLDQGFPSGHTAIPAALTLAAVLVVSPRIRPYVATAGVLWLACIAAASATMGGHRPSEVLGATLLACACYGLATWLLPPAAVPGATRSPRALPVITLTLALAVALVSGARNDTLTRSLVSAATAFICAALVWYAAVGRPAHTARRTRPALG, from the coding sequence ATGCCGGCTCTGCTGTACGCCCTGGGGTTCCTGACGGTCTACCTGCTCGCCATCTGCACCCCGTGGGGGCAACGAGCCGAGAACGCACTGTTTGATCTCGGTAAACAAGGCAGCGAAGAAGCATGGATCTACCCCCTGTCAGGATCGGAATACGGCTCGACGCCCCTACCCCCGATGGAATTGAGCGCCAAGCCCACCCTGATGGCGGGCCTGGCCGTCATCGTGGTCCTCACCCTGGTGCGGCGGTGCTGGCGGCAGGGGTGCGCGGCGCTCGGGATCGTCATTCTCACGACCGGAAGCAAGGAGGTGTTCAAATCGGCCATGCCCCGCCCTGATCTGGTGGGCGCGCGCGAGAATCTCCTTGATCAGGGTTTTCCCAGCGGGCACACGGCCATCCCCGCCGCGCTGACCCTCGCCGCCGTCCTCGTGGTTTCCCCCCGCATCCGCCCCTACGTCGCCACGGCCGGTGTGCTGTGGCTCGCCTGCATCGCCGCCGCCAGCGCGACCATGGGCGGCCACCGGCCCAGCGAAGTGCTGGGAGCCACACTGTTGGCCTGTGCCTGTTACGGCCTCGCAACCTGGCTGCTGCCGCCAGCCGCCGTGCCAGGCGCCACGCGGAGCCCCCGTGCGCTGCCCGTCATCACCCTGACGCTGGCACTGGCCGTCGCCCTCGTTTCCGGCGCACGGAACGACACCCTCACAAGGTCACTGGTCTCCGCGGCGACGGCCTTCATATGTGCGGCCCTGGTCTGGTACGCCGCAGTCGGGCGGCCCGCACACACCGCACGCCGGACACGCCCCGCACTGGGCTGA
- the disA gene encoding DNA integrity scanning diadenylate cyclase DisA — MRASLSAVAPGTALRDGLERVLRGNTGGLIVLGTDKTVESLCTGGFVIDVEFTATRLRELCKLDGALVLDKDITKIVRAGVQLVPDAAIATEETGTRHRTAQRVSIQTGFPVVSVSQSMRLIALYVDGQRRVLEDSAAILSRANQALATLERYKLRLDEVAGTLSALEIEDLVTVRDVSAVAQRLEMVRRIATEIAEYVVELGTDGRLLSLQLDELIAGVEPERELVVRDYVPEPTAKRTRTVADALAELDRLTHTELLELPIVARALGYTGSPETLDSAVSPRGFRLLAKVPRLPGAIIERLVEHFGGLQKLLAASVDDLQMVDGVGEARARSVREGLSRLAESSILERYV, encoded by the coding sequence ATGCGTGCCTCCCTGAGCGCGGTCGCGCCCGGCACGGCGTTGCGCGACGGCCTCGAGCGCGTCCTCCGGGGAAACACCGGCGGGCTGATCGTGCTCGGCACCGACAAGACCGTCGAGTCGCTGTGCACCGGCGGCTTCGTGATCGACGTCGAGTTCACCGCGACCCGGCTGCGCGAGCTGTGCAAGCTGGACGGCGCGCTGGTCCTCGACAAGGACATCACCAAGATCGTGCGGGCGGGGGTGCAGCTGGTTCCGGACGCGGCGATCGCCACCGAGGAGACCGGCACCCGGCACCGCACCGCGCAGCGCGTCTCCATCCAGACCGGGTTCCCGGTGGTCTCCGTCAGCCAGTCGATGCGGCTGATCGCGCTGTATGTGGACGGCCAGCGGCGGGTCCTGGAGGACTCGGCGGCGATCCTCTCCCGTGCCAACCAGGCGCTGGCCACCCTGGAGCGGTACAAGCTCCGCCTCGACGAGGTCGCGGGCACGCTCTCGGCCCTGGAGATCGAGGACCTGGTCACCGTCCGGGATGTGAGCGCGGTCGCACAGCGGCTGGAGATGGTCCGCCGCATCGCCACCGAGATCGCGGAGTACGTGGTCGAGCTGGGCACGGACGGCCGGCTGCTCTCCCTCCAGCTGGACGAGCTGATCGCGGGCGTGGAGCCCGAGCGTGAGCTGGTGGTGCGTGACTACGTCCCCGAGCCGACCGCCAAGCGCACCCGTACGGTGGCCGACGCGCTCGCCGAGCTGGACCGGCTGACCCACACCGAGCTGCTCGAACTGCCCATCGTGGCCCGGGCGCTGGGGTACACCGGCTCGCCCGAGACCCTCGACTCGGCGGTCTCGCCGCGCGGTTTCCGGCTGCTGGCCAAGGTGCCGCGGCTTCCGGGCGCCATCATCGAGCGGCTGGTGGAGCATTTCGGGGGCCTGCAGAAGCTGTTGGCGGCGAGCGTGGACGATCTGCAGATGGTCGACGGCGTGGGCGAGGCCCGGGCGCGCTCGGTCCGCGAGGGCCTGTCACGGCTGGCCGAGTCGTCCATCCTGGAGCGGTACGTCTAG
- the radA gene encoding DNA repair protein RadA gives MAARSSSRSSAKDRPSYRCTECGWTTAKWLGRCPECQAWGTVEEYGTPAVRTTAPGRVTSAALPIGQVDGRQATARGTGVDELDRVLGGGLVPGAVVLLAGEPGVGKSTLLLDVAAKAASEEHRTLYITGEESASQVRLRADRIGALSEHLYLAAETDLSAVLGHLDSVKPSLLVLDSVQTVASPEIDGAPGGMAQVREVAGALIRASKERGMSTLLVGHVTKDGAIAGPRLLEHLVDVVLQFEGDRHARLRLVRGVKNRYGATDEVGCFELHDEGITGLADPSGLFLTRRDEPVPGTCLTVTLEGRRPLVAEVQALTVDSQIPSPRRTTSGLETSRVSMMLAVLEQRGRISALGKRDIYSATVGGVKLSEPAADLAVALALASAASDTPLPKNLVAIGEVGLAGEVRRVTGVQRRLAEAARLGFTHALVPTDPGRIPDGMRVLEVADIGDALRVLPRRRERGEKARADAEDRG, from the coding sequence ATGGCTGCCCGTAGCTCCTCCCGTTCATCCGCCAAGGACCGCCCCTCCTACCGCTGTACGGAGTGCGGCTGGACCACCGCCAAGTGGCTCGGCCGCTGCCCCGAGTGCCAGGCGTGGGGCACGGTCGAGGAGTACGGCACGCCCGCGGTGCGCACCACCGCGCCCGGCCGGGTCACCTCGGCCGCCCTGCCCATCGGCCAGGTCGACGGCCGTCAGGCCACCGCGCGGGGCACGGGCGTGGACGAGCTGGACCGGGTGCTCGGCGGCGGGCTGGTCCCGGGCGCGGTCGTGCTGCTCGCCGGGGAGCCCGGGGTCGGCAAGTCCACGCTGCTGTTGGACGTGGCGGCCAAGGCCGCCTCCGAGGAGCACCGCACGCTCTACATCACCGGTGAGGAGTCGGCGAGTCAGGTGCGGCTGCGCGCCGACCGCATCGGCGCGCTGAGCGAGCATCTCTATCTCGCCGCCGAGACCGACCTCTCCGCGGTCCTCGGCCATCTCGACTCGGTCAAGCCCTCGCTGCTCGTCCTGGACTCGGTGCAGACCGTCGCCTCGCCCGAGATCGACGGCGCGCCGGGCGGGATGGCGCAGGTGCGCGAAGTGGCCGGGGCGCTCATCCGCGCGTCCAAGGAGCGCGGTATGTCCACGCTGCTGGTGGGCCACGTCACCAAGGACGGCGCCATCGCGGGTCCCCGGCTGCTGGAGCATCTGGTCGATGTCGTCCTGCAGTTCGAGGGCGACCGGCACGCCCGGCTGCGGCTGGTCCGCGGGGTGAAGAACCGCTACGGGGCGACGGACGAGGTCGGCTGCTTCGAGCTGCACGACGAGGGCATCACCGGGCTCGCCGACCCCTCCGGGCTGTTCCTCACCCGCCGCGACGAGCCGGTGCCCGGCACGTGTCTGACGGTCACCCTGGAGGGCCGCCGGCCGCTGGTGGCCGAGGTGCAGGCGCTCACCGTCGACTCCCAGATCCCCTCCCCGCGCCGCACCACCTCCGGTCTGGAGACCTCCCGGGTCTCGATGATGCTGGCCGTTCTGGAGCAGCGCGGCCGGATCAGCGCGCTGGGCAAGCGGGATATCTACAGCGCCACGGTGGGCGGGGTGAAGCTGTCCGAGCCGGCCGCCGACCTCGCCGTGGCGCTCGCGCTGGCCAGCGCCGCCAGTGACACCCCGCTGCCCAAGAACCTGGTGGCGATCGGCGAGGTGGGTCTCGCGGGCGAGGTCCGGCGGGTCACCGGAGTGCAGCGGCGGCTGGCGGAGGCGGCCCGGCTCGGCTTCACCCACGCCCTGGTGCCGACCGACCCGGGCCGGATCCCGGACGGAATGCGGGTGCTGGAGGTGGCGGACATCGGGGACGCGCTGCGGGTGCTGCCGCGGCGCCGGGAGCGGGGCGAAAAGGCGCGGGCGGACGCGGAGGACCGCGGCTGA